ACAAAATTTTTAAATATTCATTATCTATTGTATTGAGTATGATTCCTGTGTTTATGAGTTTAAATGATTTAATGATTTTCCTTATAATTTCAATAATAATAAATATAATAATAAACTCAATAAAATTAAAAAAATTAACTTTCATAAAAAGTACTGGGGAGGTAAATGCAAATGGATTTGAACAAAGATCAGATAATGATGAATCTCAAGAATAAAATAGATTCTGTAAAAAACCTTGAAGATTTCAAAGTACTCAAATCAGAGTTCCTTGGAAAAAAAGGTCAAGTAACTCAATTAATGAAAAATATTTCAAAAATTGATAAAGAAAAAAAGAAAGAATATGGTCAAAAAGTTAATCAATTAAAATCTGAAATAGAAGATGTTTTAAATTCTTTTATGGAAGAATTAAATGAAAAAAAGAAAAAATCAGAAGAATTAAAAGACTGGGTTGATGTAACAGTTAGAGGTGCCAAAAATTCTTATGGTAAGGAACATTTAATAAATAAAACAATAAGAGAATCATTTGAAATATTTACAAATCTTGGATTTACAGTGGTTGAAGGAAATGAAATCGAAGAACCTTGGTTTAATTTTGATGCATTGAATACTCCTGAATGGCATCCTGCAAGAGACATGCAGGACACTTTTTATTTGAATCTCGAAAAAACATTATTAAGAACTCATACATCTGGAGTACAAATAAGAACTATGACTAAAATGAATCCACCAATAGCGGTCGTTTCGTCTGGTAGAGTTTATAGAAAAGATGAAATAGATGCCACACATTCAGCTATGTTTTATCAATTAGAAGGACTTTTTATAGATAAAAAAGTAACTGTTGGAAATCTTAGAAAATTTCTCGAAATATACACAAAAAAAATGTTTGGAGATTCTTTAAAGGTATTATTGAGACCAAGTTATTTTCCTTTCGTTGAACCTGGTTTTGAAGTTGATGTTAGCTGTATAAACTGTGGAGGAAAAGGTTGTAGTGTATGTAAAAATACTGGCTGGATAGAAGTTCTTGGAGCCGGACTTGTTCATCCAAATGTTTTGAAAAATGTTGGATTCGACCCAGATGAATGGCAAGGATTAGCTTTTGGTGTCGGTGTAGAAAGGATAGCCATGTTAAAATATGGAGTTTCAAATATGAGAGAATTTTTCAAAAACGATATAAGATTTGTAGAGTGAGGTGCCTAAAAAAATGAATATATCCTTAGAATGGTTAAAAGATTATGTTGATATAAATTTAAATACTGAAGAGATAGTAGATAGAATCAAATTACATTCAACAAATGTTGAAAAAACAGAGAAATTGGCTCAGGGTATTAAAAATATAGTTATAGGAAAGGTAGAAAGTGTAAAGGATCATCCAAATGCAGATAGACTTATAATTTGCGATGTAAATATAGGAAAAGAAAATATTCAAATCGTTACGGCTGATAAAAGTGTTAAAAAAAATCATTTAGTACCGGTAGCTTTAGATGGAGCAATTCTAAAAGATGGCTTTAAAATAAAATCGAGAAAAATGAGAGGCGAATTATCTCAAGGAATGTTTTGTTCCCTTGAAGAAGTAGATCTTGAAGAAAAATCAGATGAAGTTTATAAAATAAAAGAAGAAGTTCCACTTGGAGTGGATTTTGTAGAATATTTTAAAATGAATGATGAAATAATAGAAATTGAAGTTTTTCCGAATAGACCTGATTTACTTTCTTATACTGGAATTGCAAAAGAACTTGAAATAATAGATACGGCTAAAAACTTTAAATTACCGAGTTTTAAAAAATTAAATAAAAATAATTCATTCGATATCGAAATAACTGATAATAATTGTAAAAGATATTCAGCTGCGATTATAAAAAATATAAAAGTAAATGCTTCTCCTTTATGGTTGGTAAGAAGACTTGCAACTGCAGGTATAAGGAGCATAAATAATATAGTGGATATAACTAATTATATAATGTTAGAAACTGGACATCCAGTTCATGCATTTGATTTAAATTTGATAAAAGATAAAATTATAGTTAGAAAAGCTGTAAAGGGAGAAAAAATACTATTACTCGATGAAAAAGAATATGAATTAATGGGAGAAGAAACGCTTATAACAGATAAAGAAAAGATACTTGCAATTGGTGGAGTTATGGGTGGTGAACTTTCAGGAATAAATGAAAACACGACAAATATTCTTTTAGAAGTAGCATATTTTGATCCCGTAAACACAAGAAAAGTTTCAAAGTATCATAAATTATCTACTGACGCTTCTTATAGATTTGAAAGAGGTATAGATCCAAATGATGGCGAATTTGTTATGGGAAGACTTGTAAAACTAATAGAAGAAATAGCTAATGGTGTATCTGATGGAACAATTACAGACATATATCCAAACAAAATAAATCCAAAAGAAATAAATTTAAGATATACATATCTAAATGAAAAACTTGGGACAATAGTTCCTGAAGAAAAAGTTCAAAAAATAATAGAAAAATTTAATTTCAAAAAAGAAAAAAATACAGATGGCTGGAAAATATTTCCATCAACTAAAAGACCGGATCTTGAAATAGAAGTAGATATGATAGAAGAAATAGGAAGAGTATTTGGATATCATAATATAGAGTCAAAACTTCCAGAAACTACTTTATTTCATGGAGATAAAAATAATTTTTTCATGTTTAAATCTGAAATAGCTTCATTGATGATTGGAAACGGTTATAATGAATCTATAACTTTTTCTTTTATGAATATAAACAATATGTGGTTAGATAAATCAGATTTAAAAATATTGAATCCACTTTCTGCTGAATATGAATATATGAGACCACTTGTAAGTTATGGACTATTAGACTGTTTATCTTACAATTACAGAAATCAAAATAGAGATGTAAAATTATTTGAAATTGCAAATATCTATAATACTACATCAGATGGAAAAACAAAAGAAGTTCCACATTTGGCATTTGTAGCAACAGGAAAAGAAAATCCAAATGATTATACAGATAAAAGAATGATAAATTACTACACTTTTAAAGGTGTATTAGATAATTTGATAGACTTTACAAATATAAAAAACTTAAAAATAAAACGATTGAAAAAAGAAGGATTTTCATATTCTCAAAGTGCTGAAATTTATATAAACGACGATTATATAGGATTTATAGGATTATTAGACTCTCAATACGCTGATAAGATTTATGATATAAAAGATAAAGTATATATATGTGAAGTAAATCTTGAAAAAATATATGAATTTTCAAATCCAATAAATAAAGAAAATAAAAATTTTGATTATCCGGCAATAAAAAGAGAATATTCTTTTACTGTGCCTATAAATAAAGAGTTTCAGGAAATAGAACAAATAATAAAAGATTCCGGTAATATAATAGAAAAAATAAATATCTTTGATGTATATAAAGGAAAAGGTATAGATGAAGACAAAATAAGTATAACAATAACAGTAGTTTACAGATCTTATGAAAAAACTTTAACCGATGAAGAAATAAACCCTGTGGAAGAAAAATTCTTAAACAAATTAGATTCGATGAATATTAATTTAAGGCAAAAAGGTTAGGAGGTGTAAAATGGCAAAAGTATTTGGTGAAAATACTGGTAAAGGTTTTATAAAAGAAGAATCCAATGAAATATTTGCCAAAGCAATGGAAAGTGCTATATTTAAAGCCCCTGTAAGAAATAAAGATAAAATATATATTTCTGATCTATGGTTTATAACTTCATTACCAAAAGATTTAATATGTGAAATAGTAAAAGAATTCGGTGAAAATTTAACTATTCCAGAAGATATAAATTTCATATATGATGATAAAAACAGAGAAACTCTTTGGGAAAGAAAAGAAAAAAATTCTGAAAAAGAAATAAATGATGATTTTAAAAATTCAGATGAAGATGAAATTGAAGAATAAAAAATAGAGCAGGATTATTCCTGCTCTTTCTTTAAGAGTTATTGCCATATAATTCCTCTAAGATCTTTCCCTTTTTTATAGGCTTAAATAACTTAAACAATACAATAAACGCAAAAAAATAAAATATTGAACTAATCAAAAACAGCCACGTGTATCCATTGGGGAGAGATACGATCAAACCAAACATAATGGCTGCAATTGATCTTGCAAAAAAATTAAAAGACTCTCTAAAAGAGTTAATTGTTGTAACTTTATTTTTAGGTAAAGAACTCAGCACAACCGTCATAGTAACTGGATTTGTCATATTCATAAAAGAGAATCTCAGAGCATAAAGAATTACAAATAAATACGCACTTTTAACAAATCCAAGACTTATTATCAGTGGAACAACAAGACCAGATAAAACCATAACATACTTCATAGGCCCTATTTTTTTTGAAAATACTGGTGAAAAAATAGATCCCATAGCTGCACCAAATTGAGCTATAGAAAGAGAAATACCTATTAAAGTTGGAGGCATATCGAACAAATCTTTAAATATTAAATTCCCAAAATTTACAAAAAGACCTGCTCCAAAACTTATCATAAATGTTCTTATATAATAATACTTTAAAATATACAGTTCATCTTCTTTAAAATCTGAAATGTTAAATATATCTTTAAATTTTGTGTTCTCGTTCTTATCACTCTCAGGTATATTATACAACAAAATATTAGAAATTATATAAGCAATTGCTGAAATATATAAAGTAATTTTAAATCCAATAAATTCTCCCAAAAAACCTCCAAGAAAATTCCCAAATAATCCACTTCCCATAGTAACCCCAAAATTAAAACCAAAAGCTTTTCCTCTAATTGAATTATCAGTTATATCTATTATATATGAATTCAATAACATCATTCTGGATGTCATAAAGCCACCAGAAAAAAAAGATAAAGTCAAAAGAAAAGTTTTAATTGGAAAGGTGACTCTTAAAAAAAGCAAAAGTCCAAATCCATAAGATGCAAAGTATAAAAGTTTTTTCTTACCAAATCTATCTCCAAGAACGCCTATTAAAATACCTAAAAAAGCAGATCCAATCATTTCAATAGAAGTTATAGTACCAATAAAATCATTTTCAAAACCTATATTCCTTAGATAAAGGTTAAAGACAACTTTATATATGGCCCAAAAAATACTGCTACAAAAAGAATACAATATTAAATTTTTTAAATTTTTAGACATCTCATCCTCCAAAAAAGGTTTGTCTTACTAACTATATTATACCATCAACATGATATAATATTAATTTTTCAATATCAAATTAATTAAATTACAAATATATTAAATAAAACTAATACCATCATAAAAAACGTAAAAAAGAAGTGTTATCATATATGTATAAACAAAAACAAAGATTATTTTAGCATTTAAATGATTTTTGTTTATAATCAAAAATATTTATCTATAATTATTTATAAACACGGATAATCTGTTTTTTTAAAACTTGATGAAATCCGATATAAATGATATTATAAAAATAGTTAGCACTCAAACAAAGTAAGTGCTAAAAAATATAAAAAAATACATCTAATAAATATAAGGAGGTATTACAAATGAATGTAAAACCTTTGGGAAACAGATTGTTGATCAAAACTATAGTAGAAGAAAAGAAAACAGAAGGTGGCATTGTATTGCCTGATTCAGCAAAAGAAAAACCTCAGACTGCTTTAGTAGTTGAAGTGGGAAACTTAGAGGACCTCGATTTAAAAGCTGGAGATAAAGTTATATTCTCTAAATATGCTGGTTCCGAAATCAAGGTTGATGGTGAAGACCATATAATAATCGATGCAGACGATGTTCTTGCAAAAGTAGAAGACTAAATCAGGAGGTGTGTTGAAAATGGCTAAAGAATTAAAATTTGGTGAAGATGCAAGAAGAGCTTTAGAAGCTGGAGTTAATAAAGTAGCAAATGCTGTTAAAATAACATTAGGACCTAAAGGAAGAAATGTTGTTCTTGAAAAAAGTTGGGGTTCTCCAACTATAACTAATGATGGAGTGTCAATAGCAAAAGAAATTGAATTAAAAGATAAATTTGAAGATTTAGGAGCTCAATTAGTAAAAGAAGTTGCTTCAAAAACTAATGATATTGCTGGTGATGGTACAACTACAGCAACAGTACTCGCTCAAGCTATGATTTCTGAAGGACTAAAGAATGTAGCTGCTGGTGCTAATCCTATATTGATGAAAAATGGTATAAACGAAGCAACTAAAAAAGCCGTTGAAGAAATTAAAAATGTAAGTAAAAAACTTTCAGGAAAAGATGAAATAGCTCATGTTGCTTCTATATCTGCAAACAATAAAGAAATTGGAGATATAATAGCTGAAGCAATGGATAGAGTTGGAGAAGACGGAGTTATAACAGTTGAAGATTCTAAATCTATGGAAACTTTTGTTGAATTCACAGAAGGTATGCAATTTGATAGAGGTTATATTTCTCCTTATTTTGTAACTAATACTGAAAAAATGGAAGCTGAAATGAAAGATCCTTATATTCTTATAACAGAAAAGAAAATATCAAATGTAAAATCAATAGTTCCTGTACTCGAAAAAGTAGCTCAAGCTGGAAAACCATTGGTTATAATTGCAGAAGATATAGAAGGAGAAGCATTATCAACATTAGTACTAAATAAATTAAGAGGAACTCTTGAATCTGTTGCTGTTAAAGCTCCTGGATTTGGAGATAGAAGAAAAGCTATGCTTCAAGATATAGCAACATTGACAGGTGGTACAGTAATTTCAGATGATATCGGTTTGACTTTAGAAGATGCTACAGTTGAAATGCTCGGTACAGCTGATGTTATAAGAGTTAGAAAAGATGATACTATAATAGTTGGTGGTAGTGGCGAAAAATCAGCTATTGAAGATAGAGTAAAACAAATAAGAGGTCAAATTGCAAACACAACTTCTGATTATGAAAAAGAAACATTACAAGAAAGACTTGCAAAATTGGCTGGTGGAGTTGCAGTTATAAAAGTTGGAGCTGCTACAGAAACCGAATTAAAAGAAAAGAAACATAGAATTGAAGATGCTTTATCAGCTACAAGAGCTGCTGTTGAAGAAGGTATAGTTGCCGGTGGAGGTATAACCTTAATAAGAGCCAAAGAAGCTGTAAAAGAAGTTGTTGAATCTTTAAAAGGTGATCAAAAAATAGGTGCCAATGTTGTTTATGCTTCATTAGATGCTCCTATAAGACAAATAGCTAAAAATGCTGGTGTTGAAGGTGCTATTATAATAGATAAAATTTTACAGTCAGATGATTCATCTTACGGATACGATGCATTGAATGATGAATTTGTAAATATGTTTGAAAAAGGTATAATCGATCCTACAAAAGTTACAAGAAGTGCGGTTCAAAATGCTGCATCAATAGCTTCCATGTTGTTAACAACAGAAGTATTGGTAACAGAAGAACCTAAAGAAGAACCAGAAATGCCTGCAAACCCAGGAATGGGTGGAATGGGCGGAATGATGTAATAATAATTCCTTCTGAAATAGGTACGCAAATGCGTACCTATTTTTTTTTATTAAATTTCACAATATATCATGGTATAATATTAATACAAAATTATCTTTTTATTTATATTTATAATACTATATTAATTTTTATTAATAAAACAAAATATTTCTATAAAATATATAAAATAAGTCATAGTAAAATATTTGAAGATTAAATAAGGGGGTTTAAAAAATGAAAAAACTTTTTATTGTTTTTATTGTTTTATTTTCTCTATCTATATTTGGAAAAACAACAGTGGATTTTTGGCATGCAATGAGTGGCGAAAGAATTCAAATTATTCAATCTATAGCTGATAGATTCATGGAAGAAAATCCAGATATAGAAGTCAAGACACAGTACACTGGAAGTTATAAAGAAACTTTAAACAAACTTATAGCTGGTGTAAAATCAGGTACAGCACCTCAAATAGTTCAAGTTTATGAAATAGGAACAAGATCTATGATCGATGGGGGAATAATAATTCCTATACAAGATATGATAGATAAAGATAAAACATTTGATGAAGCAGTTTTTCTCAACTCTGTAT
This genomic stretch from Oceanotoga teriensis harbors:
- the pheS gene encoding phenylalanine--tRNA ligase subunit alpha, which gives rise to MDLNKDQIMMNLKNKIDSVKNLEDFKVLKSEFLGKKGQVTQLMKNISKIDKEKKKEYGQKVNQLKSEIEDVLNSFMEELNEKKKKSEELKDWVDVTVRGAKNSYGKEHLINKTIRESFEIFTNLGFTVVEGNEIEEPWFNFDALNTPEWHPARDMQDTFYLNLEKTLLRTHTSGVQIRTMTKMNPPIAVVSSGRVYRKDEIDATHSAMFYQLEGLFIDKKVTVGNLRKFLEIYTKKMFGDSLKVLLRPSYFPFVEPGFEVDVSCINCGGKGCSVCKNTGWIEVLGAGLVHPNVLKNVGFDPDEWQGLAFGVGVERIAMLKYGVSNMREFFKNDIRFVE
- the pheT gene encoding phenylalanine--tRNA ligase subunit beta, whose protein sequence is MNISLEWLKDYVDINLNTEEIVDRIKLHSTNVEKTEKLAQGIKNIVIGKVESVKDHPNADRLIICDVNIGKENIQIVTADKSVKKNHLVPVALDGAILKDGFKIKSRKMRGELSQGMFCSLEEVDLEEKSDEVYKIKEEVPLGVDFVEYFKMNDEIIEIEVFPNRPDLLSYTGIAKELEIIDTAKNFKLPSFKKLNKNNSFDIEITDNNCKRYSAAIIKNIKVNASPLWLVRRLATAGIRSINNIVDITNYIMLETGHPVHAFDLNLIKDKIIVRKAVKGEKILLLDEKEYELMGEETLITDKEKILAIGGVMGGELSGINENTTNILLEVAYFDPVNTRKVSKYHKLSTDASYRFERGIDPNDGEFVMGRLVKLIEEIANGVSDGTITDIYPNKINPKEINLRYTYLNEKLGTIVPEEKVQKIIEKFNFKKEKNTDGWKIFPSTKRPDLEIEVDMIEEIGRVFGYHNIESKLPETTLFHGDKNNFFMFKSEIASLMIGNGYNESITFSFMNINNMWLDKSDLKILNPLSAEYEYMRPLVSYGLLDCLSYNYRNQNRDVKLFEIANIYNTTSDGKTKEVPHLAFVATGKENPNDYTDKRMINYYTFKGVLDNLIDFTNIKNLKIKRLKKEGFSYSQSAEIYINDDYIGFIGLLDSQYADKIYDIKDKVYICEVNLEKIYEFSNPINKENKNFDYPAIKREYSFTVPINKEFQEIEQIIKDSGNIIEKINIFDVYKGKGIDEDKISITITVVYRSYEKTLTDEEINPVEEKFLNKLDSMNINLRQKG
- a CDS encoding MFS transporter; this translates as MSKNLKNLILYSFCSSIFWAIYKVVFNLYLRNIGFENDFIGTITSIEMIGSAFLGILIGVLGDRFGKKKLLYFASYGFGLLLFLRVTFPIKTFLLTLSFFSGGFMTSRMMLLNSYIIDITDNSIRGKAFGFNFGVTMGSGLFGNFLGGFLGEFIGFKITLYISAIAYIISNILLYNIPESDKNENTKFKDIFNISDFKEDELYILKYYYIRTFMISFGAGLFVNFGNLIFKDLFDMPPTLIGISLSIAQFGAAMGSIFSPVFSKKIGPMKYVMVLSGLVVPLIISLGFVKSAYLFVILYALRFSFMNMTNPVTMTVVLSSLPKNKVTTINSFRESFNFFARSIAAIMFGLIVSLPNGYTWLFLISSIFYFFAFIVLFKLFKPIKKGKILEELYGNNS
- a CDS encoding co-chaperone GroES, whose amino-acid sequence is MNVKPLGNRLLIKTIVEEKKTEGGIVLPDSAKEKPQTALVVEVGNLEDLDLKAGDKVIFSKYAGSEIKVDGEDHIIIDADDVLAKVED
- the groL gene encoding chaperonin GroEL (60 kDa chaperone family; promotes refolding of misfolded polypeptides especially under stressful conditions; forms two stacked rings of heptamers to form a barrel-shaped 14mer; ends can be capped by GroES; misfolded proteins enter the barrel where they are refolded when GroES binds): MAKELKFGEDARRALEAGVNKVANAVKITLGPKGRNVVLEKSWGSPTITNDGVSIAKEIELKDKFEDLGAQLVKEVASKTNDIAGDGTTTATVLAQAMISEGLKNVAAGANPILMKNGINEATKKAVEEIKNVSKKLSGKDEIAHVASISANNKEIGDIIAEAMDRVGEDGVITVEDSKSMETFVEFTEGMQFDRGYISPYFVTNTEKMEAEMKDPYILITEKKISNVKSIVPVLEKVAQAGKPLVIIAEDIEGEALSTLVLNKLRGTLESVAVKAPGFGDRRKAMLQDIATLTGGTVISDDIGLTLEDATVEMLGTADVIRVRKDDTIIVGGSGEKSAIEDRVKQIRGQIANTTSDYEKETLQERLAKLAGGVAVIKVGAATETELKEKKHRIEDALSATRAAVEEGIVAGGGITLIRAKEAVKEVVESLKGDQKIGANVVYASLDAPIRQIAKNAGVEGAIIIDKILQSDDSSYGYDALNDEFVNMFEKGIIDPTKVTRSAVQNAASIASMLLTTEVLVTEEPKEEPEMPANPGMGGMGGMM